The following proteins are encoded in a genomic region of Arvicanthis niloticus isolate mArvNil1 chromosome 21, mArvNil1.pat.X, whole genome shotgun sequence:
- the LOC117693690 gene encoding cathelicidin antimicrobial peptide-like → MQSHRDILSLWRSLSLLLLLGLGLPLAISQTLSYREAVLHAVDAFIQQSLDTNLYLLLDLDSEPQEDEDPDTPKYVRFRVKETVCAKAMQQIPEQCAFKEQGVVKQCMGTVTLNPASDSFDISCNGVSGMQGMVRGWNMGYPADQLVPIPTQSRRELPSIPLAPPLSLNFKTVIPWSSDSVWLFLGRQRQEDPDGF, encoded by the exons ATGCAGTCccatagggacattctttccCTGTGGAGGTCGCTATCACTGCTGTTGCTACTGGGCCTGGGGTTGCCTCTAGCCATCTCCCAGACTCTCAGCTACAGGGAGGCTGTGCTCCATGCTGTGGATGCCTTCATCCAGCAGTCCTTGGACACCAATCTCTACCTTCTCTTAGACCTGGATTCTGAGCCCCAAGAg GATGAGGACCCAGATACTCCCAAGTATGTGAGGTTCCGAGTGAAGGAGACTGTGTGTGCCAAGGCAATGCAGCAGATACCTGAGCAATGTGCCTTCAAGGAACAGGGG GTGGTGAAGCAGTGTATGGGGACAGTCACCCTGAACCCGGCCTCAGATTCTTTTGACATCAGCTGTAATGGGGTGAGTGGGATGCAGGGGATGGTGAGGGGATGGAACATGGGTTATCCTGCAGACCAGTTAGTCCCTATTCCTACCCAGAGCAGAAGAGAGCTCCCCTCCATCCCCTTGGCTCCTCCCTTGAGCCTGAACTTCAAGACTGTCATTCCCTGGAGTAGTGATTCAGTTTGGCTcttccttgggaggcagaggcaagaggatcccgatgggttctag